Part of the Tolypothrix sp. PCC 7910 genome, GATTCTGACTAGCAGTCCCCACGCAAATCAGAAAGAAAGTGCAGCATACGCGCTTTCTTTCCTCACAAAATGCCAAGTAAATTCACAAGTAATTGATGCACTGACTCAAGTAGCTGCTAACAATAGCGAAATTCCCTCTGTGAGAGCGCAAGCATTAGAAGGACTTGGGAATAAGCTTTTTGAGGAATTACCACCGGATTTATATCAACGTGCTGTGAATGTGATGATTCAATGTTTAGATGATGCTGAAGCTGAGGTGAGGTTTTGGGCTTGTTTTGCAGTAGGTGCTATCCGTGCAAAAGATGCATTACCTAAACTGCAAGTATTGGCACAGACAGATGATGCTATTGTGCCTTTATGGTGGTCAGTAGGTAAAGAAGCAGCAGATGCGATCGCTCTCA contains:
- a CDS encoding HEAT repeat domain-containing protein; the encoded protein is MILEFVKNQFPETAIEIERLETLGFHQRTLSWLLALDEETAQTACWLMGKVGNDDDADAMVSILSSQRSELWMSAATALSLIATERHLTSLLSILTSSPHANQKESAAYALSFLTKCQVNSQVIDALTQVAANNSEIPSVRAQALEGLGNKLFEELPPDLYQRAVNVMIQCLDDAEAEVRFWACFAVGAIRAKDALPKLQVLAQTDDAIVPLWWSVGKEAADAIALINGDE